Proteins from a genomic interval of Phalacrocorax aristotelis chromosome 3, bGulAri2.1, whole genome shotgun sequence:
- the TBCC gene encoding tubulin-specific chaperone C, giving the protein MEAAGEAEARATLAAPLGPEMAAAAVVLPERLQRREAERQQGVERQRQKKEAQVVKEEQSEFVVAALAREREAVEALLAAGPPEEAAARLQGLQRLLTESVRFLPPYEVRQGQEAVARLQGELAARRRELQPKKKFAFRALKKEAAAGSDPRPAEPARPAAPGPGPGPAEGEAVGPPLCGFSGAEEEDLELGPAELLQRDVVLSQLRGCRVRLRGNANTLRVRDCRGCTVLCGPVSTSVLVDGCSDCLLVLACQQLRTHRTRDCRFYVQVTSRAVIEGCIDVSFAPYTWSYPGIERDFESSGLDRNRNNWNLVDDFDWLATDKPSPNWRLISEQERISCWD; this is encoded by the coding sequence ATGGAGGCAGCGGGCGAGGCGGAGGCGCGCGCCACCTTGGCGGCTCCCCTCGGGCCTGAGATGGCGGCCGCCGCCGTGGTGCTGCCGGAGCGGCTGCAGCGGCGGGAAGCGGAGAGGCAGCAGGGTGTGGAGCGGCAGCGGCAGAAGAAGGAGGCGCAGGTGGTGAAAGAGGAACAGAGCGAGTTCGTCGTTGCCGCCCTCGCCCGGGAGCGGGAGGCTGTGGAGGCGCTgctggcggcggggccgccggaGGAGGCGGCCGCCCgcctgcaggggctgcagcgGCTGCTGACCGAGAGCGTGCGGTTCCTGCCGCCGTACGAGGTGCGGCAGGGCCAGGAGGCCGTGGCGCGGCTCCAGGGCGAGCTGGCGGCCCGGCgccgggagctgcagcccaagAAGAAATTCGCCTTCCGGGCCCTGAAGAAAGAAGCGGCTGCGGGCAGCGACCCGCGCCCCGCGGAGcccgcccggcccgccgcccctGGCCCCGGTCCCGGCCCCGCCGAAGGGGAGGCAGTCGGGCCGCCACTGTGCGGCTTCAGCGGCGCCGAGGAGGAGGATCTGGAGCTCGGTCCCGCGGAGCTGCTGCAGCGCGACGTGGTGCTCTCCCAGCTGCGCGGCTGCCGGGTGCGGCTCCGCGGCAACGCCAACACGCTGCGGGTGCGGGACTGCCGGGGCTGCACCGTGCTCTGCGGGCCCGTCTCCACCTCCGTGCTGGTGGATGGATGCAGCGACTGTCTCCTGGTGCtggcctgccagcagctccgcACCCACCGCACCCGCGACTGCCGGTTCTACGTGCAGGTCACCAGCCGGGCCGTCATCGAGGGCTGCATTGATGTCTCCTTCGCCCCCTACACCTGGAGCTACCCCGGTATCGAGAGGGATTTCGAGTCTTCTGGGCtagacagaaacagaaacaactgGAACCTCGTGGATGACTTTGACTGGCTGGCCACAGACAAACCTTCACCCAACTGGAGGCTGATCTCTGAGCAGGAAAGAATCAGCTGCTGGGACTGA